A single Spirochaetota bacterium DNA region contains:
- a CDS encoding SDR family oxidoreductase produces the protein MDLGLKGKVAVVTAASKGLGRAVAEELAAEGMKLAICSRDAGRIRATAEDIRKAYGTEILDAVCDVTKQDEVDGFARKVRDTYGAAHVLFTNAMGPPAGMMKDFGPGDFRDAIETSLMSALSLVYAFLPAMKEQRWGRIIASTSITVKQPLPNLVLSNVSRVGVVAMVKSLSEEVAQFGITANAVAPGYIRTDRVESLFRERAQRENISFDKVRGDMEKNIPLGRIGEPREFGALVAFLASERAGYINGETILIDGGMYKGLM, from the coding sequence ATGGACCTTGGATTGAAGGGAAAGGTTGCGGTGGTGACTGCGGCGAGCAAGGGACTGGGACGCGCGGTCGCCGAGGAACTCGCGGCGGAAGGGATGAAGCTCGCCATCTGCTCGCGCGACGCGGGAAGAATACGCGCGACGGCCGAGGATATCCGTAAGGCATACGGAACGGAGATACTCGACGCGGTATGCGATGTCACGAAACAGGATGAAGTCGATGGGTTCGCCCGGAAGGTGCGGGACACCTACGGGGCGGCGCACGTGCTTTTTACCAACGCGATGGGACCTCCCGCCGGCATGATGAAGGACTTTGGGCCCGGGGACTTTCGCGATGCTATCGAAACGAGCCTCATGAGCGCGCTCAGCCTGGTCTACGCATTTCTTCCCGCGATGAAGGAGCAGCGCTGGGGGCGTATCATCGCCTCGACCTCGATCACGGTGAAGCAGCCCCTGCCGAACCTGGTGCTCTCGAACGTGTCGCGGGTCGGGGTGGTGGCCATGGTGAAAAGCCTTTCGGAGGAGGTCGCGCAGTTCGGGATTACCGCGAACGCCGTGGCCCCCGGCTACATCCGGACCGACCGCGTCGAGTCACTTTTCCGCGAGCGCGCGCAAAGGGAGAATATTTCGTTTGACAAGGTGCGCGGTGACATGGAAAAGAATATCCCGCTCGGCCGCATAGGCGAGCCCCGGGAATTCGGCGCGCTGGTGGCCTTTCTCGCATCGGAGCGCGCGGGGTATATAAACGGGGAGACCATCCTCATCGACGGTGGGATGTATAAGGGGCTCATGTAG
- a CDS encoding flavodoxin family protein: MRVMVVLAHPSAESLNAAIAQRALQALTRGGHEIYFHDLCREGFDPLLQGREMRKDAHLTPSVDEHCAELRVSDGLIVVHPNWWGMPPAVLKGWIDRVIRPGVAYEFTDGDSGEGVPVGLLAGKTGLVFNTSDTPDARERGVFGDPLERIWKDCIFGFCGITDFHRKVFNVVVTSTPAQRAGWLDEVEATVNACFPPVGGGN, encoded by the coding sequence ATGCGGGTGATGGTGGTCCTCGCGCACCCTTCCGCCGAAAGCCTTAATGCGGCCATTGCACAAAGGGCGCTCCAGGCGCTCACGCGCGGAGGGCATGAAATTTATTTCCATGATCTGTGCCGCGAAGGATTCGACCCCCTGCTGCAGGGGCGCGAAATGCGGAAAGACGCGCATCTGACCCCTTCCGTGGACGAACACTGCGCCGAGCTCCGGGTGTCCGACGGACTGATCGTGGTGCATCCCAACTGGTGGGGGATGCCCCCGGCGGTGCTTAAGGGCTGGATCGACAGGGTGATCCGCCCCGGTGTCGCCTACGAGTTCACCGACGGCGATTCCGGCGAAGGGGTGCCGGTGGGACTCCTGGCGGGGAAGACCGGGCTGGTATTCAATACCTCGGATACGCCGGACGCGCGCGAGCGGGGGGTGTTCGGAGACCCGCTGGAGCGCATCTGGAAAGATTGCATATTCGGATTTTGCGGCATAACGGACTTTCACCGGAAGGTTTTCAACGTGGTGGTAACCAGCACACCGGCCCAGCGCGCCGGATGGCTCGATGAAGTGGAAGCGACGGTGAACGCCTGCTTCCCGCCGGTCGGCGGGGGGAACTGA
- a CDS encoding 2-oxoglutarate oxidoreductase yields MKLLNKYPKYHKPDVVSHYCPGCGHGIVHRIVAELLDEMDLGKKTVCVNPAGCAVLAYKYLDIDMLESAHGRGTAMATGIKRVRPELFVFTYQGDGDLAAIGTAETIHSANRGEHITVIFINNAVYGMTGGQMAPTTLVGMKTTTSPNGRNPKFEGYPLHITDVVASFPGVVYAERVAVNGPAAIQKTKKAIRTAFQVQVDGLGYSIIEVLSPCPTNWKKTPKESFDWVTEVMSKEYPLGVLTDKRGGGA; encoded by the coding sequence ATGAAACTGCTCAATAAATATCCAAAGTACCATAAGCCGGACGTCGTGAGTCACTACTGCCCGGGATGCGGCCACGGCATCGTCCACCGCATCGTGGCGGAGCTGCTCGATGAGATGGATCTGGGCAAAAAGACCGTGTGCGTGAACCCCGCGGGATGCGCCGTACTCGCCTACAAATATTTAGACATCGACATGCTGGAATCGGCCCACGGCAGGGGCACCGCCATGGCGACCGGCATCAAGCGCGTGCGCCCGGAGCTTTTCGTATTCACCTACCAGGGGGACGGCGACCTCGCCGCGATAGGCACGGCGGAGACCATACATTCCGCGAACCGCGGCGAGCACATTACGGTAATCTTCATCAACAACGCCGTGTACGGCATGACGGGCGGCCAGATGGCGCCCACCACCCTCGTGGGCATGAAGACCACGACATCGCCTAACGGGCGCAACCCGAAATTCGAGGGATACCCGCTTCACATCACGGACGTCGTCGCGAGCTTTCCCGGCGTGGTGTACGCGGAGCGTGTTGCGGTCAACGGCCCCGCGGCCATCCAGAAGACCAAGAAGGCGATCCGCACCGCCTTCCAGGTGCAGGTGGACGGGCTGGGCTACTCGATCATCGAGGTGCTCTCGCCCTGTCCCACGAACTGGAAAAAGACACCCAAAGAATCCTTCGACTGGGTGACCGAGGTCATGTCGAAGGAATATCCCCTGGGCGTGCTCACGGACAAGCGCGGGGGAGGGGCCTGA
- the vorB gene encoding 3-methyl-2-oxobutanoate dehydrogenase subunit VorB gives MSGNHAFAEAAIRAGCTSYFGYPITPQNELGEYMAEHLPKKGGVFLQSESETAAINMVIGAASVGARAMTSSSSPGISLKQEGISFLAGFQLPAVIVNVMRGGPGLGNIAPAQGDYFQATRGGGHGDYRTPVLAPASVQEVADLTYAAFDIADHYRTPVMILGDGMLGQMKEPVVFPEPIKKLPEKDWALRGRGTGPSRYMASLILDATEMERHNWMLVRKYQEIAANETRWEEYMTEDAEIVAIAYGTTARIAKAAIKRVRKDGVPVGLIRPITLWPFPKAVLQETARRVTNFVVFEMSTGQMLEDVLLSLEGKGTVHFHGRPGGVVPTPAEFARILYREYQLKLKGMS, from the coding sequence ATGAGCGGCAACCACGCGTTCGCCGAGGCGGCGATACGCGCCGGGTGCACGAGCTATTTCGGCTACCCCATAACCCCGCAGAACGAGCTGGGCGAGTACATGGCCGAGCACCTTCCCAAGAAGGGGGGCGTGTTCCTCCAGTCCGAGAGCGAGACCGCGGCCATCAACATGGTGATCGGCGCGGCGTCCGTGGGGGCGCGCGCGATGACGTCGTCCTCGAGCCCGGGAATAAGCCTTAAGCAGGAGGGGATATCGTTCCTTGCCGGCTTCCAGCTTCCCGCCGTGATCGTGAACGTGATGCGGGGCGGGCCCGGGCTGGGCAACATCGCGCCGGCGCAGGGGGACTATTTCCAGGCGACGCGCGGCGGCGGCCACGGGGATTACCGGACCCCCGTGCTTGCACCGGCATCGGTCCAGGAGGTCGCCGATCTCACCTACGCGGCATTCGATATCGCGGATCACTACCGCACCCCGGTCATGATACTGGGCGACGGCATGCTCGGCCAGATGAAGGAGCCGGTGGTATTCCCGGAGCCCATAAAAAAGCTCCCCGAGAAGGATTGGGCGCTTCGTGGCCGCGGGACGGGCCCCAGCCGCTACATGGCGAGCCTCATCCTGGACGCGACCGAAATGGAGCGCCATAACTGGATGCTCGTGCGCAAGTACCAGGAGATCGCCGCCAACGAGACCCGCTGGGAAGAATACATGACCGAGGACGCCGAGATCGTCGCGATCGCGTACGGCACCACGGCGCGCATCGCGAAGGCCGCGATCAAGCGCGTGCGCAAGGACGGCGTGCCCGTGGGGCTTATCCGGCCCATCACCCTGTGGCCCTTCCCGAAGGCCGTGCTCCAGGAGACCGCGCGCCGCGTGACGAACTTCGTGGTGTTCGAGATGAGCACGGGACAGATGCTCGAGGACGTGCTCCTCTCGCTGGAGGGCAAGGGCACCGTGCACTTTCACGGAAGGCCCGGGGGCGTCGTCCCCACGCCGGCGGAGTTCGCGCGCATCCTCTACCGCGAATACCAGCTCAAGCTGAAGGGAATGTCATGA
- a CDS encoding XRE family transcriptional regulator: MRSFRKHLDEQMKDPKFRKAYNEEKKYIELAVKIANERNRLGISQADLAKKASITQQQLSRVENGANCNVQTLVKVCSALGLRLKVDREGKKSTHAR; this comes from the coding sequence ATGAGATCGTTCAGAAAACATCTCGATGAACAGATGAAAGACCCGAAGTTCAGGAAGGCGTATAACGAGGAAAAGAAGTACATTGAACTCGCGGTAAAAATAGCGAATGAAAGGAACCGCCTGGGCATCTCACAGGCAGACCTTGCGAAAAAGGCGAGCATCACCCAGCAGCAGCTTTCCAGGGTCGAAAACGGCGCGAACTGCAACGTCCAGACCCTGGTGAAAGTGTGTTCAGCTCTCGGTCTGAGGCTTAAAGTTGATAGGGAAGGCAAAAAGTCAACGCATGCCCGCTGA
- a CDS encoding aminodeoxychorismate synthase component I yields the protein MNRLGASRIPFLFIIDYEMRHPTVLPLPAVDPRRILYAAGGISNCGETDARGGRPVALASSPVAYDLYMESFNRLQRHLRDGDSYLANLTFRTPVVPGAGLREIFFLSRARYRLWWADRFVVFSPECFIRIEAGKIAAFPMKGTIDASIPGARETLLADEKELAEHLTIVDLLRNDLSIVARNVRVERFRYAEPILAGRSAIIQTSSEVCGELPGDYHARIGDIVASLLPAGSVTGAPKKKTVEIISEVEDYSRGYYTGVFGIFDGNALDSAVMIRFIGQEGNEFYYKSGGGITVYSDPRAEYEEMVRKIYVPVA from the coding sequence ATGAACCGGCTTGGGGCCTCGCGCATCCCTTTCCTGTTCATCATCGATTACGAAATGCGCCATCCCACCGTGCTGCCGCTTCCCGCGGTGGATCCCCGGCGCATTCTTTACGCGGCGGGCGGCATCAGCAATTGCGGCGAAACGGATGCACGCGGCGGCCGTCCCGTTGCGCTTGCGAGCAGTCCCGTCGCGTACGATCTATACATGGAATCCTTCAACCGGCTTCAGCGCCATCTTCGCGACGGGGACAGCTACCTTGCAAACCTGACCTTCAGGACGCCCGTCGTGCCGGGAGCGGGGCTCAGGGAAATATTTTTCCTGAGCCGCGCGCGGTACAGACTCTGGTGGGCCGATAGGTTCGTGGTATTCTCACCGGAATGCTTTATCAGGATCGAGGCGGGAAAAATCGCCGCTTTTCCCATGAAGGGTACTATTGATGCATCCATACCGGGCGCGCGGGAGACGCTCCTTGCCGACGAAAAGGAGCTCGCGGAACACCTGACTATCGTCGACCTGCTGCGTAACGACCTGTCCATCGTGGCGCGCAACGTCCGGGTCGAACGGTTCCGGTATGCGGAACCCATTTTGGCCGGGAGGAGCGCGATCATCCAAACGAGCTCCGAGGTGTGCGGCGAACTTCCGGGCGATTACCATGCGCGTATCGGCGATATCGTCGCCTCGCTTCTTCCCGCGGGGTCCGTCACGGGCGCGCCCAAGAAGAAAACTGTTGAAATTATTTCCGAGGTGGAGGACTATTCCCGGGGTTATTATACCGGTGTTTTCGGAATTTTTGACGGCAACGCGCTGGACAGCGCGGTGATGATCCGGTTCATCGGGCAGGAAGGAAACGAATTCTATTATAAAAGCGGGGGCGGAATCACGGTGTACAGCGATCCCCGCGCCGAATACGAGGAGATGGTCCGAAAAATTTATGTCCCTGTTGCTTGA
- a CDS encoding LL-diaminopimelate aminotransferase — translation MIRINENYRALKSSYLFSEIAKRVGAFQEANPETRIIRMGIGDVTVPLPPAIIKAFHDGVDDMARADSFKGYGPEQGYDFLREKIAENDFLSRGATISADEIFISDGAKCDTGNFQELFAQDCVVGVPDPVYPVYVDTNVMAGRAGANAGGRYEKLVYMDCTRDNGFVPDMPAERVDLIYLCFPNNPTGATITHDRLRSWVEYAHTHKSLILYDAAYEAFIRDETLPRSIFEIEGAREVAVEFRSFSKTAGFTGTRCAFTVIPKECRAFDAEGNAQFIHALWNRRHTTKFNGVSYPVQRAAEAVYSPEGKKQVVEIVDYYLENARLVRTEMTALGYECTGGQDSPYIWVNTRKPSWEFFDQMLSKAGVVCTPGEGFGKCGEGFIRISAFNSRENVIEAMQRISRL, via the coding sequence ATGATCAGGATCAACGAGAACTATCGCGCATTGAAATCATCGTACCTTTTTTCGGAAATCGCAAAGAGGGTGGGGGCATTCCAGGAGGCCAACCCAGAAACGCGCATTATCCGTATGGGAATCGGCGACGTGACCGTGCCGCTCCCGCCGGCGATCATCAAGGCTTTCCACGATGGCGTGGACGACATGGCGCGCGCGGATTCATTCAAGGGGTACGGCCCTGAACAGGGGTATGATTTTCTCCGCGAGAAGATAGCCGAGAACGATTTCCTTTCCCGCGGCGCGACAATATCGGCGGACGAAATCTTTATAAGCGACGGCGCGAAATGCGATACCGGAAACTTCCAGGAGCTCTTCGCGCAGGACTGCGTGGTCGGGGTTCCTGATCCTGTCTACCCGGTATACGTGGACACCAATGTGATGGCGGGGCGCGCGGGCGCGAACGCGGGCGGGCGCTATGAAAAGCTCGTCTACATGGACTGCACCCGCGACAACGGGTTCGTGCCCGATATGCCCGCGGAACGGGTCGACCTCATCTACCTGTGCTTTCCGAACAATCCCACGGGCGCGACTATTACGCATGATCGCCTGCGTTCCTGGGTCGAGTACGCGCACACGCATAAGAGCCTCATCCTCTACGATGCCGCGTACGAGGCCTTCATCCGCGACGAAACCCTTCCGCGCTCAATTTTCGAGATTGAGGGCGCGCGCGAGGTCGCCGTCGAGTTCCGGAGCTTCTCGAAAACCGCTGGCTTCACGGGGACGCGCTGCGCGTTCACGGTGATCCCGAAAGAGTGCAGGGCGTTCGACGCGGAAGGCAACGCGCAGTTCATTCACGCATTATGGAACAGACGGCACACGACCAAGTTCAACGGCGTCTCCTACCCGGTTCAGCGTGCCGCCGAGGCGGTGTATTCCCCGGAGGGGAAGAAGCAGGTCGTGGAGATTGTCGATTACTACCTGGAAAACGCGCGCCTGGTGCGTACGGAAATGACCGCGCTGGGTTACGAATGCACGGGCGGCCAGGATTCCCCGTACATCTGGGTGAATACGCGGAAACCCTCGTGGGAATTTTTCGACCAGATGCTTTCAAAGGCGGGCGTGGTCTGTACGCCCGGCGAGGGGTTCGGCAAGTGCGGCGAGGGCTTTATCCGCATCAGTGCGTTCAACAGCCGTGAAAACGTGATCGAGGCGATGCAGCGAATTTCGAGGCTTTAG
- a CDS encoding YihA family ribosome biogenesis GTP-binding protein yields MADKAVYLKSAFRPADFPGLPHPEFAVMGRSNVGKSSFLNMLTGVRGLVKVGAKPGVTKSVNFFILEGRITLVDLPGFGYAKLPMELKKQFLPLIKSYISARDRIRLVFLLIDIRREPGDFEREMIALLTERGIPIAIVATKCDKFSRGKRLTRRREIASALDIGVDSVFLSSAETGEGKKELLGLIKEYAITKDKDV; encoded by the coding sequence ATGGCCGATAAAGCAGTATATTTGAAGAGCGCGTTTCGCCCGGCGGATTTTCCCGGGCTCCCCCACCCCGAATTCGCGGTGATGGGGCGTTCCAACGTGGGAAAATCGTCGTTCCTGAACATGCTGACCGGCGTACGGGGCCTCGTCAAGGTGGGCGCGAAACCCGGCGTCACCAAATCCGTGAACTTTTTCATCCTGGAGGGCCGGATCACCCTGGTCGACCTTCCCGGATTCGGCTACGCAAAGCTGCCTATGGAGCTCAAGAAGCAGTTTCTTCCGCTCATCAAGTCCTATATATCGGCACGCGACCGCATTCGCCTCGTGTTCCTGCTCATCGACATCCGCCGCGAGCCCGGGGACTTCGAGCGGGAAATGATCGCCCTGCTCACGGAGCGCGGGATTCCCATCGCGATCGTCGCCACCAAGTGCGACAAGTTTTCGCGCGGGAAGCGCCTGACCCGCAGGCGCGAGATCGCGAGTGCGCTCGATATCGGCGTCGATTCGGTATTTCTCTCCTCAGCGGAAACGGGCGAGGGGAAAAAGGAACTGCTGGGGTTGATTAAGGAATATGCAATCACTAAAGACAAGGACGTGTAA
- a CDS encoding acyl-CoA dehydrogenase, which translates to MALNKLVDTRDCRFVLFEMLEVDKLNKFPKYADMDRDTLEATLDLAEQIAMEQVYPANAPADKEGVKYNPDTKEVKVPPAYKTAMKAYHEAGFISLAVEPEFGGMGLPEVLFQSCTEYFSAACVAFTMYPMLTIGSANMIKAFGTPEQKATYLPKMYTGEWGGTMCLTEPDAGSDVGALKSKAVKQADGTYKISGTKIFISSGDNDIYNNVIHPVLARIEGDPGGTKGISIFIVPKFHINKDGSLGKQNDVVCAGIEHKMGIKGSATCTLSFGDNGNCVGYLLGEERKGMKIMFQMMNEARIFVGNQGLAVSSAAYMHAITYAKNRLQGAHVTQMLNPEAKSVNIIQHPDVRRMLLWMKSNVEAMRMISYFVGYNLDYMHVADANEKKEAQALVEIMIPICKAGNTDLSWLVTGEACQVYGGYGFCSDYPVEQLARDAKILSIYEGTNGIQSMDLTMRKILMNPEQYNYTVYKKKIKETCAKAKGVVEDKYIVMLERGVEKMDEVIAKMKEQMGGGKFLHLFAAATPLQVAFRYLTHAWMHLWALTLATPKMKQLVGDKKGPERDALLKDNAEAAYYSGKVLSAQYYIGSEFHRYFGQIDSLLSDEAAVIKTSDEIFTGAPAE; encoded by the coding sequence ATGGCTCTGAACAAGCTGGTTGACACAAGAGACTGCCGTTTTGTTCTTTTCGAAATGCTCGAAGTTGATAAGCTGAACAAATTTCCTAAATACGCCGACATGGACCGCGACACGCTTGAGGCCACCCTCGACCTGGCAGAGCAGATCGCGATGGAGCAGGTGTATCCGGCCAACGCGCCCGCCGACAAGGAAGGCGTCAAATACAATCCCGATACCAAGGAAGTGAAGGTCCCCCCGGCATACAAGACCGCGATGAAGGCGTACCACGAGGCCGGTTTCATCTCTCTCGCGGTCGAGCCTGAATTCGGCGGGATGGGCCTGCCCGAGGTCCTCTTCCAGTCCTGCACCGAGTATTTCAGCGCCGCCTGCGTGGCATTCACGATGTATCCCATGCTCACGATCGGCTCCGCGAACATGATCAAGGCGTTCGGAACCCCCGAGCAGAAAGCAACCTATCTCCCGAAGATGTACACCGGCGAATGGGGCGGAACGATGTGCCTCACCGAGCCCGATGCCGGTTCCGACGTGGGCGCCCTCAAGTCCAAGGCCGTCAAACAGGCCGACGGAACGTACAAGATATCCGGGACCAAGATTTTCATCTCCTCCGGCGACAACGATATCTATAACAACGTGATCCATCCCGTTCTCGCCCGCATCGAAGGCGATCCCGGCGGAACGAAGGGCATATCCATCTTCATCGTTCCCAAGTTCCACATCAACAAGGACGGTTCCCTGGGCAAGCAGAACGACGTCGTGTGCGCGGGCATCGAGCACAAGATGGGCATCAAGGGCTCCGCGACCTGCACCCTGAGCTTTGGCGACAACGGCAACTGCGTGGGCTATCTCCTGGGCGAAGAGCGCAAGGGCATGAAGATCATGTTCCAGATGATGAACGAGGCACGCATCTTCGTGGGCAACCAGGGCCTCGCGGTTTCCAGCGCCGCCTACATGCACGCGATCACCTACGCGAAGAACCGCCTCCAGGGCGCGCACGTCACCCAGATGCTTAACCCCGAAGCGAAGAGCGTCAACATCATCCAGCACCCCGACGTCCGCCGCATGCTTCTGTGGATGAAGTCGAACGTCGAAGCGATGCGCATGATCTCCTACTTCGTGGGCTACAACCTCGACTACATGCACGTTGCCGACGCCAATGAGAAGAAAGAGGCGCAGGCGCTCGTCGAGATCATGATCCCGATCTGCAAGGCCGGCAACACCGACCTTTCATGGCTCGTCACCGGGGAGGCCTGCCAGGTTTACGGCGGCTACGGCTTCTGCTCGGATTATCCCGTCGAGCAGCTCGCCCGCGACGCGAAGATCCTGTCCATCTATGAAGGCACCAACGGCATCCAGTCGATGGACCTCACGATGCGCAAGATACTCATGAACCCCGAACAGTACAACTACACCGTGTACAAGAAGAAGATCAAGGAAACCTGCGCGAAGGCGAAGGGCGTGGTCGAGGACAAGTACATCGTGATGCTCGAAAGGGGCGTCGAGAAGATGGACGAAGTCATCGCGAAGATGAAGGAGCAGATGGGCGGCGGCAAGTTCCTCCACCTGTTCGCCGCGGCGACTCCTTTACAGGTCGCCTTCCGCTACCTTACCCATGCGTGGATGCACCTCTGGGCGCTTACGCTTGCGACCCCCAAGATGAAGCAGCTTGTGGGCGACAAGAAGGGTCCCGAGCGCGACGCGCTGCTTAAGGACAACGCAGAGGCGGCATACTATTCCGGCAAGGTCCTTTCGGCACAGTACTACATAGGCAGCGAGTTCCACCGGTATTTCGGCCAGATCGATTCGCTGCTTTCGGACGAAGCGGCGGTTATCAAGACCTCGGACGAGATCTTTACCGGCGCACCGGCCGAATAA
- the rimI gene encoding ribosomal-protein-alanine N-acetyltransferase, whose translation MTGSTHLIRRAEARDMDAIHEIEEECFTAPWSRKNIEHELSVSYSWFLVAERSGEIAGYIIAWDVKGEIQLNHIAVRPRARRSGIGRMLVKALVDGLSAQGASRVLLEVRSRNEEALGFYRALGFVENGRRKNYYHDDDALLMEKVL comes from the coding sequence GTGACCGGATCCACGCACCTCATACGGCGCGCCGAGGCGCGCGACATGGACGCGATCCACGAGATCGAAGAAGAATGCTTCACCGCGCCCTGGAGCAGGAAGAATATCGAGCACGAGCTTTCGGTTTCCTATTCATGGTTCCTGGTCGCGGAGAGGTCCGGCGAAATCGCGGGCTATATCATCGCGTGGGACGTGAAGGGGGAAATCCAGCTCAACCACATCGCGGTGCGTCCCCGCGCGCGCAGGAGCGGAATCGGCCGGATGCTCGTGAAGGCGCTCGTGGACGGCCTTTCCGCGCAGGGCGCGTCGAGGGTGCTCCTCGAGGTCCGGTCACGGAACGAGGAGGCACTCGGCTTCTACCGGGCACTGGGCTTCGTCGAGAACGGACGCCGCAAAAACTACTACCACGACGACGACGCGTTACTCATGGAGAAGGTTTTATAA
- a CDS encoding 4Fe-4S dicluster domain-containing protein, which translates to MTKTKCKVVVKSELCKGCSLCIEYCKRGALRTADQLNVQGYYFAEADPEHECNGCLVCTLVCPEIAIEVYGEE; encoded by the coding sequence ATGACCAAGACAAAATGCAAAGTCGTCGTCAAGTCGGAGCTCTGCAAGGGGTGCAGCCTCTGCATCGAATACTGCAAGAGGGGGGCGCTACGCACGGCCGACCAGCTCAATGTGCAGGGGTACTACTTCGCGGAGGCGGACCCGGAACACGAGTGCAACGGATGCCTGGTGTGCACGCTGGTGTGCCCGGAGATCGCGATCGAGGTGTACGGTGAAGAATAA